In Primulina huaijiensis isolate GDHJ02 chromosome 4, ASM1229523v2, whole genome shotgun sequence, the DNA window gtagctttacgatttcagtatagaaactctatctacatcaatcaCATATTCACTTCAATcgataacatcattcaaaatcaacaatataagtttcaaatatcttttgaacattgaaatttcatatcgatttgaaatcataacataattcaatttcgacttcaaaacttagtttcttgtcagctattctaccacatatatgatcaaaattaataacaactgacaaataattcttcaatctcaatccaacgattaaaattccctaattataattttcatgccccgtgtccgaagcatcggtgacatccggcattgtttaacaaatatttgaaaacaattaagcctcgtatcaaaatgccaaaaaccagtcttttcataatttaaacattgtctttacaatgacaatagaaataaaaattacatcagagttgtaattgcggaaactgaacaaaagggaaataaagtttaaaattccggaaacttgtctgtcgatcaccatccccagaacgcttcctgctcctcttcattcagttgttcctcatttttatcggaaatttgtaaggggtgagtgttttgggaaacactcagcaagtgggggttgatcgattccaaagatacatatagaacttaattcttaaaaaattttctttaacatactttcaaaacttaatattcttaatttgacaagacggaaacgaatcgaaagaaagacggaacttatcaaacaaacagaaacaattcagatcatttcagaacaaaaataacactgttactcatctcatttccatggtcaaattgtccccaatatgttagtcttctaaggggtgaggccagaactcagttttatacccaccggtgggggccagacagaaatgcttttatacccaccattgggggccaaacagaaatggttttatacccaccattgggggccagacagaatcacaattcccgtcccatttcaaattgaattgtAACAGTGGAAACAGAATTCAAAAGTAACAGACAAaacttttcagattttcagatttcagagtttccATACGGACACCgcggaatcaaaggaattcgaagcatagaagaaacacataatcgatcgaaattttaaacagaatacatagcaattttttaaaataaggacacacatacttgtatgtcatattatgtatatcaagtttaaaaatataaaaagatatgtaacaaaagcccacttaccgattTCTTGTACGAAGCTTTCTCTTGAAATTTCGGCAGCACTTCGGTACAACTCTAACAAACACTGTCTTCGGTCAGGCAGCATTTCGACACGAGATAGCTACTCTGGCCTGCACAAAAATCCCTTCTTTCTTCTTGCTTGAGTTCGACCGTGAGTGCACTTGGTGGAGGGGCCGAAATTTGGAGATTTGGTGGAGGGTGAGGGCCGAAACTTTTGTAGCTTTTTGGTGTGTTTTTCTCTCAACCTTGATGTCTTATTTATAGGTGCAAGAGAGACCTTCCTCCTACCCCATTTGGCCGATTTCTTGAGGTCTAAGATTTGCCATTATTGCATTccaaagtttcatgcattcttCAAGTCCAAGGTTAGCCTTAATTGTGGTTCAAAATTCCATGCAAGCATCAAGAGTCACCTTGGTTTCCTATAGagtcatttcttgcatcattaatgtgCCTTAACCtttagcttcttccttggttatttcaaaggttgtttcttgcataataagtttgtccaatcccttggctcatcttttagatccctttttggtcttgttaggacaagcttggtttaGCTGTttcgagctgaaagatcgagtccttgagctggggttttactcttctaatgacaatacttcaatggatgaGGTTATCCGCAgctcggcttcatgttgagttatATAGTCAGAATGAAAGTTTTTGAGcttagattaagctaaattttaagtttatatttcttATATTATTTGCTTCGGATAAAAATTTCTGGGTtatcacatccctccctccttattgaaagtttcgtcctcgaaacttggatcagttcgagcttttgaataaatgaggGTATTGTGAACGCATTTTCTCTTCGATTTCCTAAGTTGCCTCCCTTTCGGTATGATTTGAACACTGCACTTTGACGTATGGGATTGTCCGGTGCCTCAACAATTGgtcttttgtgtccactattcggatagggacttcttcgtatttgagtcCTTCATTGAgatttccttcaatcatcagtggtgtAATTTTAAGAACATGACTCGGATCGGGAACATAtttcctcagctgtgagatgtggaaaacattgtgaatcctggacatatcaggcggcAAGGCaagacggtaggctaaggttcccacctttTCCATTATttcgaacggtcccacatatctcgggtttaactttccggatttactgaaccgaaccactcctttcatgggagagaccttgacataagccttttcaCCGATCTTCAATTCCAAtggtcttctcttcaaatctgcccaactcttttgtctatcttgggctgtcTTGAGTGTTTCcttgattatggctactttgtcaacggtaATTTGTACAAGTTCTGGTCCGGTAACagctttttctccgacttcgTCCCGATATAGAGGCGATCTACACTTTTGGCCATACagagcctcatacggagccatctcgatgctactgtgatagctgttgttataggctaattctatcaggggtaactgttcactccagtTTCCAGGAAAATACAGAGCACATGCCCTCAgcatgtcctcgagggtttgaattgttctctcagtttggccatcagtttgcgGGTGATAAGCCATACTTAGAGTTACTTTGGTTCCCAGGGCCTTCTGAAAGcttttccaaaatcttgatacaaatcttgggtctctgtcagacagtatacttactGGGACTCCGTGTAGTCTCACTATTTTGTCCATATATAATGTAGCTAACTTGTCCAAGTTGTAATTCATCCGCACTGGCAAgaaatgtccagacttggtcaatctgtcaatgattACCCAGATCCCATCGTGACCTTGCCTTGATCTTGGTAGTCCgactacaaagtccatagatatgttatcccacttccatttcggtatttccaatggctgtaaaagtcctccaggcctttgatggtctgccttgacttgttgataggttaggcatttggaaacaaagacggctacgtctttcttcattccattccaaccgtagttgttcttcaggtctctgtacattttggtgcttcctggatgtactgaaaatctcgatttatgtgcctcggtcattacttcttctcgaatCCCATCGACCTTGGGCACATACAATCGCCCTCtcatccaaaggataccattctcatcaatttgagattctggaagttttcctccttggatctgttctttaattttaaggatggaggtgttggctctgcttcaatttgatggtttctcGGAGTCCTGATtgtgctgatagtgaagataagcttacttttccaaagtttcttcggcgtaaagcatctgccaccttattcgccttacccggatgataattgattaccaaatcataatattttagaagttccatccaccttctttgcctcatatttaattctttttgggtgaaaatgtacttgaggctctggtggtcagtaaaaacttcacagtttactccataaaggtagtgcctcaagattttaagcgcaaataccactacggctaactccaagtcatgagtcgggtaattctgctcatatggttttagttgccgtgaggcataagcaattacctgaccctcttgcataagtacacaccctaatcctcatTTTGAAGCGTCACTACATACTATGAAGTCCTTGCCTTCTTCAGGGAGGATTAATACTGGTGTAGttgcgagttttgttttcagggtttcaaaactcttctcacatgcttcattccaaatgaactttgagttcttctgAGTACGTTTAGTAAAAGGAATGGCAATTGACGAAAATCATTCCACGAACTTCCTATAATAGCccgctaaaccaagaaaactccttacttcagtTACTGTCCTTGGTTGTGGTCAATCCTTAATTGCCTCTACCTTCTTTGGGTCTACTGACaccccaaattcagaaattatatgtcctaggaacgccacattttttaaccaaaattcacacttcttgaatttggcatatagttccttCTCTCTCAGCGTTTGCAACGTGAGACGTAAATGTTCTCGGTGTTCTTCCTCtcttggtgagtataccaagatatcatcaataaacacaaccacaaacctgtcgaggtacggtttgaacactcgattcatcaagtccatgaatgctgcaggagcatttgttaggccaaaaggcattactgtgaattcgtaatgtccagaTCTTGTTCTTAACGCAGGTTTAGGGatatcttctgctttgacctttaattcatgataaccagatctcagatcgagttttgagaagACTTTGGCTCCTTTTGATTGATCAAAAAGGTCGTCTATTCTCGgaagtggatacttattctttatagtTATCTTATTTAAttctcggtagtcaatgcataacctcatgcttccgtcctttttctttacgaacagcactggTGCTCCCCACAGGGATGCAATGGGGCGAATCTGTTCCTTGTCTAGTAATTCCTGaagttgttcctttaactcctttaattctgctggagccattcggtatggttcCTTTGATATGTGTGcagtgaaaggggatcggttacggtgaccggaagcgcaacggaagtttaaaaatcaaatttttatgtaaaaatttcggccacctccatatcttggtgtagcaaatacaaaaaaaacacaaactatacatagtgtgtttagaaaaatacctatgaacctcttgaggttgatgatggcttcaactaaggtgtaaacaccttagctctggtatggcaagaacttctacaagcttccaaagagcactccttgctctaaattaaagcccaccaccaactaggtagatcccctcatattttgcactagaaaaatatgaggatttttctttgagaagtgagtgttttctccaaccattgaagaacaaaaaaatggagagaatgaatagtattttcggccactattcatgctaggagagaaggacagacatttttttggttgtgggaaaagttaaagtaaaaaaagttgcatgccaagtcttggttatacaaaaagttgtctcccaacctttcacctcccatgcatgcaagttttatttgattttcaacaattaaaaatccatggacttatttttaattatctcaaacatatttgagactaattaaacattacttgaattcaagtcccactagttaaataattatttaaattgagctctacaagactcaatatgatttaattaattcaacacttgaattaatttaattatttcgactctactaggtccactagtgtttaattaattcaacacttgaattaatttaatttagtccataataatgtttatgaaaatcacaattttcaaatacattatttatttaaccaacttttaatttaagaacacattcataaattaaaattacatttctctcatagaagtcatacttctatttttccttacgcctataaactcatttataagccgttcaacacattgaactattttctcctttatagaagtcatacttctaattttccttacgcttataaactcctttataagccgttcaacacattgaactattttacttctcaacgggatctagaaagctagtacttgtgtggccctcaatggttcattgatacaactagccgtgggttcacatctccatgtgattcggactaaacatgtccttatatgagcataccccaattgctccattcttatttatcaactccttgataataagaacgtcagaactcaagtctgatagtacccaaccaatcatgttaaacgcctagcagcatcgcttacatgattccctaggtatcaaatgatagtgcctgcaagaaccattcaattatggttagcgtacagtacggtcccttcaactcatatatcccgaccgattcgacaaccattggtatatcgagagttgtcaatgaatcgatactatgtgtcatgtcgtagttgcatcgatggtgtaatctatgaaacccctttcataattaccaccatactctgatcagagatttcaaactacatatacatgaaaaacacataggatatccatacccgtaggtaagcggtgaatccccgactacaatgcatcgactcctatatgtttcgacagaacacccaaccttgccacctgatgaccccatgagagtcggtaaacaagtcaaagtgtaattctagcacatagagtctcaatgttgtcccgggtcataaggactaatggtgtacaaccataaactaggacttttccactcgataagtgagaaccacttggaaagtcctttaatggagggttgttcagtgcactctaccaggagcacctatctgcatgctcggacatcacaatgtcccctaccaatgaaacatggtactcacatcgcagatactagtctcaagctcgagcggcctatatccttcttagcggcggctgaatcgactaggaaccgtttagaatatacagtattccaaatatgagtttcatgatactcatcatatgagcatctcatattctttctactatttgtatattcaagggctttatctatgcaactagcatgggtatatagataaagatgtgccaaaacaataatttcaaatattattaaaataaagattgcttatacatagagtttcattgtgaacactcgaccaacacttggctcgacgtgcacctactctaacatgcagcaccagggaccaagttgatttcaaattctacttccctatcgggtatctcacACGGTAGTTCTTCGGGAAAAacgtctggaaattcttgaacaattggaatatcttccaactttgggatttcttcttctttaatcTCATTGATCATTGCCAGATAGATTTCTTCTCCTCCTCTAATGGCCTTCtaggcttgtgaggcagatagcagagattttctttctttggattttccgtgATATACGACTTCCTCTTTGGTcggagtctgaagtctaatttctttcttttgacagtctactatggcatggtttttagccaaccagtccattccaagaatgatgtcaaactcaaccacattgagttgaatcaattccactTCGAAAGTTTGTTTACTGATACCAATTTTACAGTTACGATACACCTTAtgtgtctcaattattttatttgcctgtgttgccactcttaatggttcactaagagtgtcatgttcaagtttaagctttttagcaaatcttctagacacaaacgagtgcgtagcaccacaatcaaacaaggcatatgcaggcatttcattgagtaagctagtacctgccaccacttcgttggtgttatcagcttcctccTGGGTTATTGCATACACTCGTGCATTCGTCTTGTTTGCGTTTGGTTTGTTGGGTCTCGTCCCTTTTCTTTTATTCTCCAGACATTCTTTAATTTGATGACCCACCTGTCCACACTTGAAACATGCACCTGTCTTCCGATAGCATTCTACGATATGATACTGTTTACAGGTGTCGCACCACTTCCCTTCCCTATTTCCAGTATTGCCAGAGCTTCCTTTGAAAGGCTCACCTGAGTAATTTGTcttcttaaacttgggaccatttTTAGCAGATTGGTTAACCATCggtcttttgttcttgttttcttcctcgcgGTGTTTGATATCCGTTTTtgcgctcattgcagcgcccatcaaatccacaaaactgtttggcttgaatactgcaAAAGCTGACTGAATACGGCTGTTGAGTCCCTTTTTAAAAGATGCATTTTTAGCGTTTCATCAGACGtgatcgttgggacataggTTCCCAGATCATTGAATCGTGAATTGTATTCCACCACTGTCATGCCCGGAGCCTATTTGAAGTTTTTGAATTCGCTCAACTTCTGCAGACGAAATTCagctgggtagtattgtttcaaaaactctctcttgaaaatctgccatgtgatctcttccacttcagctagagatggtgacacagtCTCCCACCATTTCCTTGCTTGGTCCTCCAAAAATGGT includes these proteins:
- the LOC140974892 gene encoding uncharacterized protein, which codes for MAPYEALYGQKCRSPLYRDEVGEKAVTGPELVQITVDKVAIIKETLKTAQDRQKSWADLKRRPLELKIGEKAYVKLRKYVPDPSHVLKITPLMIEGNLNEGLKYEEVPIRIVDTKDQLLRHRTIPYVKVQCSNHTEREAT